From the Deinococcus roseus genome, the window GGCCAGATCCCATTCAGGGCATGCTGGACGCATTTGTGGATGCTGTGAAAAAAGGAGAACAGCCTGCAGTCGGCTGGCAGGACGGTTTTGAGACTTTGAGGGTGATTCAGGCCGTTTACGAGTCGGACCGCACCGGTCAGCCTGTGGAATTGAGGCCCCTGTGACCTTTTTGCAGAACACTCCAGCCCAGGAAGAACCCATCATGTCTGACCCCCTGATGCTGCAGGAAGCCCGTGAATTTCCCCGCCTTGCCCTGATGCAGGCTGCCCACAACCGGGATTTGCTTCGCGAACTGGCCCGGCGCATCCAGCGTTTCAAGCCCAGATTTGTCGCCACCGTGGCCAGAGGGTCCAGCGATCACGCCGCCCAGTTTGTGAAATACGCCTTTGAAACCCAGCTGGGCTGGCCTGTGGTCAGTGTGGCCCCCTCGGTGGTGAGTGCCTACCACCAGCAGTTGCAGTGGGAAGGTGCCCTGGTGATCGCGATCTCCCAGTCGGGTGCCTCACCAGATGTGGTGGAGCCTGTAGAACAGGCCAGAAAAGCTGGAGCCCTCACGGTGGCAATGGTGAACAGTGAAGATTCTCCACTGGCTCAGGCTGCAGAGTTTGTGGTGCCCCTCAGGGCCGGGGAGGAGAAGGCCGTTGCCGCCACCAAGAGCTTTCTGGCCAGCCTCACGGGTGCCTTGCAGCTCTTGCAGGAACTTGCGCTGGACGCCACTTTAAACAAGGCCATGGGGTGGCTTCCCGAAGCCCTGCAATCCACACTGGAACTGGAAAGTCTGACAAAAGCACGTGCAGAACGCTTCCGATTTGTGGAGCATCTGGTGGTCCTGGGGCGGGGAATGCACCTTGCCGTTGCCCATGAAACCGCCCTGAAACTCAAGGAAACCTCGGGGATTTTTGCACAGGCCTACTCTGCTGCAGAATTTGCCCACGGTCCCATGCGGGTCATCCGGGAAGGTTTTCCTGTGCTGTGTTTTCAGGGCATGGACGAAACCCGAATGC encodes:
- a CDS encoding SIS domain-containing protein; protein product: MTFLQNTPAQEEPIMSDPLMLQEAREFPRLALMQAAHNRDLLRELARRIQRFKPRFVATVARGSSDHAAQFVKYAFETQLGWPVVSVAPSVVSAYHQQLQWEGALVIAISQSGASPDVVEPVEQARKAGALTVAMVNSEDSPLAQAAEFVVPLRAGEEKAVAATKSFLASLTGALQLLQELALDATLNKAMGWLPEALQSTLELESLTKARAERFRFVEHLVVLGRGMHLAVAHETALKLKETSGIFAQAYSAAEFAHGPMRVIREGFPVLCFQGMDETRMLTSAACLALKERGADLSGFGCGLNGESLHDLRTMPTGHRLTDPLPAMVAAYFFAGHLALHRGLNPDAPPSLQKVTLTR